The Dendropsophus ebraccatus isolate aDenEbr1 chromosome 3, aDenEbr1.pat, whole genome shotgun sequence genomic interval AACTCTCCCACTTAATCTGTTCTTCAACAGTTTACCATCAGTCAACTCTATGCACATCGCTAACTTTTTATCTACGAAATGTGTTCCATCTTCTGGTGCGCCTCCTCCTCTACAACATCGCATCAGCAGATTGGACTGCAGTCTCAGTATGGCATGTTATCTTTAAAGGCGTACTCcgactgaattttttttcttcaattaatccatgtcaaaaagttatacagattcgtaaattacttccagttaaaaaattccagtcttccagtacttatcagctgctgtatgtcctacaggaagtggtttattcttctcaatctgacacagtgctctctgctgccacctctgtctatggcaggaactgtccagatcagtagcaaatccccatagaaaacctctcctgctctggacagttcctgacatggacagaggtggcagcagaaagcactgtgtcagactggaaagaatacaccatttcctgcaggacatacagcagcttataagtactggatgacttgagatttttaaatagaagtaatttaaaaatctaaataactttctgaaaccagctgatttgaaaacgtTTTTcttttgcaggagtacccctttaaaatcatgaTTGTTATCTTAATGTTCACTTTGTGCACATAAGGATTTTTTTCTAACAACTTCTGCATGCAGTTGAGGCTTGTGCTAGCAGTACAGCCAAGACAACTAGCGCATCATTCCTGCTGTGGTGGCAGCAACACCCTCTTGCCTGTCCTTGCAAAAAAAACTGGTATTACCATATATCAAGCATTCTACTAGAATTTCAGCAAACCAGCTGTACTGGCGCATTTTGTGTGTGTGCAACCTAAGGGGGAACGGACAACTACTGAACGGAATAAGTCATATTAACAACTGTGTGAGtacctaaggctgtgttcacacagtgctgTATGAACTGTTCTACAGCTATTATGATAAGAACAgtaaaaacaaggaaaaaaacgCTACAACGCTACATTGTGTGACCACAGAATTTATACATTAGCAACACCGGCACAATAATCTTCTAACTTACAAATGGACCACGTATTATTATACCATTGCCAGATAAGGATGCTGCATTTAGTTTTTATTcattgtgatttttttatttttttgcattagtttgttttgttttttaatgggtTTGTATTATTGACCTATGCATCcgcatgtaattttttttggcaTTCAACATGCATGTGTTCCTTAACCTGAAAGAGGGCACGAAAACTTTTCTATAGGTAGAGTTACAAGTCTACCTTATAGTTATTATTGCATATTCACATTAGGTTGTGTAagtgaggaaaaagaaaaaaaaaaaaacaatgacgtCTTAACAATTTGCATCTTTGTATGTATTTATTACTTGATGTAATAAAGCTTATTTTCACTAAGGATCTGAATGGCGTGCACTTCTATACAGTACAAAAACCGCAGTGTTTAGTCGTCAGAAAACGGAAGTCatcaaaaaatataattttatggaATAGTGGAATAGAAATATTAGATTGTTTTGCAAACTTTACATTTAGGGGTGCACTCACACACTATTTTTGTCTGGTGTTTTTcaacccccccctaaaaaaacaaacaaaacaatatgCAATAAAAAATGCCAGTGCAGTGCATGGTGTTTTTATCATGCGTTTGTGTTTTTTACTGgtgtttctgtgtaaatggtcttTATTGcggtttaggtgtttttttttgtgccaaacttttttcctctgccatcacacgacctagctgctggaccacaaaagatgACAAAAAAAACGTACATACGCACAGCAAGGGtgtttgagacaaccagaacaatcccaagtctatgggagaaaaaactcTATAGTTTGTTGGAAAAGAAAAAACCCCACCCCTCAGCCTGCTGCGTTTTGGAAACCtgtcacagagcctcaaaaacaccaaaaaggagagaaaacccacacacaaaaaaagccatgtgtttaaggcagatcataaacttccattgacttctggccactggcgtttttgcaaaaaaaacaaaacaaaccaaaactccacagcttttttttaaaggcatGTGAAGCcggccttaaaggggcactttgAGGTAAAATAATTGATATATTATTGGgctggagaaaaataaaatacttacCTACCTCCTGGTCCCCTGCAGTTATTTCCGGTCCCCCGACCCTCATCTCTTTCTTCTATTTGAGACACAATGTTGGAACAGGATTGCAGTGGTGTCCTATCTGGACCAGGGATTGGCTAAGAAGGCTGGTCCTGATTCAACCTACTGTCTCAGAGGCAGGTAGACAAGACGAGCGTCAGGGGACTGGAAGGAGCCAAACGGGAGCAGATACATGGGGaccagggataggtaagtatcaTCATTTTCCCTACCAGGCCCAGCAATATAATAACTATTTTAGAACAGTGGAATACCCCATTATCTTTATTATACTCTGTGCTATACACTCTGGGTGCTTAGGAGAGGAATATACTGTCATATTAACCCTGCTGCTCACTTTCTCTATACCCATTTTAACATGGGCAAGTTACTAGACATTCTGAGAAGGCTGTAGGTATTGAATGTCCATATTACTTGGCGATTCCAAGAAAAGAAGCATTCTGGGAATTTTTTTGTACTGCAAACATACATTTGATCTGGCTGAGAAGGGACAGCGTGAGCAAGACGGAGAACCGTAGACAGATAGTGGATACATGGAGGAGATCTCTGGGAAGGAGAGATGACCGCATCGAGCTGGAGCAGCTCCATTTCTGGTAATATAACAATGAATGAGAGAATGCAGACACAAATGTCACACTCTAGTCACATTCTAGTAAGAGCTGCCTCTCTCTTTATTAGCACTGGAAGGCACAATAACAGCCAATGGATTCAGGCAATACTGAATAATAGTGACACACTGTAAATCCAGACACTATGCACCTTTACATGGAggggatagattttttttttttttttaggcctcatccacacatcagttttttctttttgtgaatCCGGATCCTGatgacccattgatttctatggggtcaTCCACACATCTGTTTTTGCCACACACAAAAAATGGACCGTAAAAGTGCaggtcctccttttttttttgtaatggaagctCCATTTCAATGGATCAGTTTTTAGCAGACGATCAGCAGGCTCCTTTTATTGACCTTCTATACGTTTTTGCTGATCTACAAAAAAAGcaatgaaaaactgatgcatcaCTCATGGCTTCTTCaggacattactgatcctgatatCTGAAAATCCTTTGGATggttgccatttaatggcaaataattgtcgtTGTTtcgaaataacagccgttatttgctgttacataacggccatccactaaatttcaacagtgtgtgaatatagcctttctgtgttttcaatccattcctggttttggatgaAAAATACTTATCAGGTCATCCACACACATGTATTGCTTTGAAACATATTTAGGCTGACAGGGATATGTTTAAACttgagatgagtgaatcttgagCTTGCTCTgcttcatctgaacccgaacgctgtgcatttgattagcagtggctgcagaagttggatgcagccccagggaatcctggaaaacatggatacagcttagggCCATGTCACACGGCATATtgtaccggccgttctgtgacccagctgggtcacggagcggacggtctctgcagtaccggctggatgatctttatggctgtagagttctgatgcgggcgcatcagaactccccacagcacactattaaGCAAGTGGTCGGAGCCACTGACATGCACTGACATggtatgcactgacagggtttcctacggctgctattcaatgaatagcggccgcagaaaactgacatgtcagttgtttgcggcgccacgaggggacccggccggagcgtatacgatgtgtatacgctctggccgggatcccatagacacccagccaacgtattttttcgtatttactacggccgttgttgcaatcggcaaaaacgtccgtataaatacaaaaaaatatgttgtgtgaacatagcctagagccTATGGCAGAGCAGAGtgttcatctctaattttaacctGTTCAGTGTGGAGGCAACATTGTTATTCCTTGAATTCTAGAACAGTAGAATTTAGTAAATTACAGATACAAGATTTTAAGGATTTGAAGACTCTTCAAGGAATTTTAGTCTCTTCTTCACTGCGCGCTCCAGCACTGTGACACCTAAACCACGAGGAAGAGCGCCAAGATGTCTCCAAAGCTtgcacaacacaataaagaaaatcCCAGCACCATAATCTGCTCAGGTGGCCGACACTACAATACACGCTACTCCTTTACTTCCAGGTTTTGCATCTCTttgaaatgttttttcttttccaaattATCTTTGGCTTTCTTCCTTTTCTCCAGCTTTTTCCTTTCCGCCTCTTCTTTTTGCCTGAAGACGTCGCTGTTTTCTGCTTTGTAGAAAAGGTCAACTTTTTCTCGAAGTATTCTTCTAGCTCGTATCCTGTTTACTTCCATGGACCTTGTTTGGTGACACTAGAAAGACACAGAGGGACCCAATGATATAAAGATTTTCAACAGAGGGTTAAAACGATGGACGTCCTGTCGTAGAGAGCTGGGTAGGTCAGTCTGCAGACGTATACTACCGCAGCCCATGGGTCTTGTCAGGCGGGAGGTGGCGTCCACATTACTACTGTACGCACCCATGCCAGTGACGTAGACGCTTCTCTCCAAAGAGGACCCTGCAGCAGTGCCGACTGCTTTAGGTTAGTTGATGGGGGTTAAAGTGTCAATTAGTGAGTTGGCCACATGGCCGtcagtacagttttttttttttttaaattgaagctcccggcatcataatgatacatgacgcTGGGAGTTCCGATAATTCACTctgcagcactcatgggatagagtTCAACAcagcgtgtttatttccccaacaGCAAATAAACGCGCTGTGTTGAATagtatcccatgagtgctgcggtattcttctgatttatattacctgtaccgggtggtcgctggtatataccgcctggcaccacataagtgctgcattcattatatatatatatatatatatatatatatatatatatatatatatatatctctactgtatatatttgtaaattaaaattctaaaataaaaaattgggaggaaaaaaaaaaaaacacaagcaggggaaaaaaacagaggATACACATATACTTGAAGAGCCCTGGTGAGGGTAATGCCCTTTGTGTCCATGTTGGTCATTACCTTCACTACAATCCCAGAAGGAATATGCTTTAGTACCACACAGTTATTGGTTTTGTTGGTCGCCTGTCCCCCAGGGCCGTGTCCTCGCACAAACTGTTCTTCCAGATCCTTCTCATTGAGTTCTAGCAAATCTAAAGCTGTGTCTTTTGTCAGCACTCGCTGGGTTAATATGCCCACACTCCATGGTTTTAAGAATTGGAGCCGCATCCCGGGAATCCATGGTTTCCAAGACAGCAGTTTAGACAAACAAAAGATGACGGAAGACGACATGGACTGGGAACATCTGCACAATAAGAGAGAAAACTATTAATAGTAAATATTGTAAGAACACGCTTCATTGTCCCTATTATATCACCGGCGCGCTTCCATTATTATATCACCGGCGCTCTTCCATTATTATATCACCGGCACGCTTCCATTATTATATCACAGTCGCTCTTCCATTATTATATCACCGTCGCTCTTCCATTATTATATCACCGGCGCTCTTCCATTATTATATCACTGGCACGCTTCCATTATTATATCACCGGCACGCTTACATTATTATATCACCGGCACCTTACATTATTATATCATCGTCACACTTACATTATTATATCACCGTCACGGTCACGCTTACACTATTATATCACTGGCAtgcttacattattattattctcaTTTGCTTTTCGCTACAACCTATTCTGATGGGGTTTTGTTGCTTTTTTGGGTGTTATGGGGCAGATCAAAAgacgtattagtcttaccggtaagacggtttctccgaaaccttcacgacggcaccacaggagttaactcttgccctagggacaggaaaagcacacagcgagaggttaaaagcccctccccttcccctagACACCAGTGCATTATAACCCAATGTTAGCACCACGTGAGTACCGTACATTAATATAACATACAATACCGGGGGGGatgttggtgccgtcgtgaaggtttcggagaaaccgtcttaccggtaagactaatacgtctttctctcctcaccttcacgacggcaccacaggagtaataccaacaattaccttagggagggaccacagcTTGTAGAACTTTCCTACCAAACGCAAGGTCTTCGTTGCGTTGTAGCTGTAGTCGGTAGTGTCTTGTGAAGGTATGTGGAGTAGACCAGGTGGCTGCTCTGCAGATCTGTTCAATAGATACACATGCCTTCTCTGCCCATGTTGTTGCTATAGCCCTGGTGGAATGGGCTTTAATCAGCAATGGGGATGGTAAATTCTGAAGACTATAGGCTTCACTTATAGCGTTCTTTATCCAGCGGCCTAAAACGCTTTTTGACACTTTTTTGCCTTTGTTTTTTCCCTGGAACTGAATAAAGAGTGATTGATCTTTTCTCCAAGGTTCGCATACTTTGAGGTATTGTAAGACTGCTCTTCTTACATCAAGGGAATGGAACTTTTGTTCTAGGTCAGTTTTTGGAGAAGGACAAAAGGAGGGAAGAACAACGTCTTGAGATCTGTGAAAGGATGTTACTACCTTTGGTAAGaaatttggatctgtttttaagACAATTCTGTCTTCCTGGATCAGGCAGTAGGGCTCTCTTATAGTAAACGCCTGCATCTCTCCTACTCGTCTTGCTGACACAATTGCTACAAGAAAAGCGACCTTGTATGATAGAAATTTTAGATCACACTCTGATAGTGGCTCGAAGGGACGTAGAGTTAGACCTTCAAGTACAATATTTAAGTCCCAGGGGGGAAGTAAATTTTTTATGGGAGGATTCTGTCTGACTGCACTCCTCATAAACCTTTTCACCCATCTATTGTCAGCAATGTTGGAGTCGTAGACTGCCGAAAGGGCAGAAATCTGCACCTTGAGGGTGGCTGGTCTTAAGCCTTTGTTTAGGCCTGCCTGAAGAAAATCCAGAATAAGCGGAATGTTGGGATCAGCAGGAAAAGGTGGCTTAGTCGGGCACCAGGAATTAAAGACTTTCCAAACCTTCAAATAGATTTTTGAGGTCACTGGTTTCCTGCTATTCTGGATGGTAGAAATTACTGAATCTGAAAGCCCCTTGCTTCTAAGCATCTCCCGTTCAGGATCCATGCTGAAAGTTTTAGATTCGCAAGACCTGGGTGGAGAAGTGGACCCTGACGAAGGAGGTCCGGATCTGAAGGCAGAAGCAGAGGAGGTTCCAGGGCCATCTTCTTCAGCATCTCAAACCAGGCTCTTTTCGGCCAGAATGGGACTATTAACATTACTGTCACCTCTTCCTTTAAGATTTTCTGTAGTACCTTGGGTATCAAGGGAACAGGTGGGAACCCATAGGCCAGGTTGAATGTCCAGGGGTGAGCCAATGCATCTATTCCCAATGGTTCCCCTATTGGTTGAAGGGAGAAGAAGTTCTTTGTCTTCTTGTTCCTGTTGTTCGCAAAGAGGTCCACCTGTGGTGAGCCCCACTCCTCCGTAATCATTTTGAAGACTGAATCCTTCAGCGTCCATTCCCCTGGCAATAGGACATGCCTGCTCAAATAATCTGCTTGGGAATTTTCTATTCCCCGGAGATGAGTAGCTGTAATTGAGAGGAGGTTGTTTTCCGCCCATCGGAATATCTTGTCCGAGATATATCGGAGGGAGTTTTGTTTCGCGCTCCCTTGGTGTCTGAGGTGCGCAACTACTGTTATATTGTCCGAGAGGACATGAAGGTGAGATTTCTGCAAGGTATCTCTTGCCTGTTGCAAAGACATCCATACCGCCAGGAGTTCCCTGTAGTTGGATGATCTTTCGGCTGTTTCCTGAGACCAAGTGCCCTGGTATAGAAAGGAGTCCACCTTCGCACCCCACCCTGACATGCTTGCGTCTGTGGTGAGAATCTTCTTTGGAACAGGGTTCCAATGAACCCCCTTCCTCAGATTGACTGGGTCTAACCACCAGTTCAGAGACTGACGGACTGATAGCGGAATTCTCATTATCTTGTCTAATCCCCACTTCTGTTTGTTCCAAGATGAGAGAATCTGGAACTGCAGAGGTCTGGAGTGTGCCTGGGACCATGGTACTGCTGGAATGCATGCGGTCATTGACCCTAGGATTGACATGGCTTCCCTGATGCGACATGCTCCTTTCCTGCGGAATAATCTCATCTTTTCCCTGATGGCGACTTCTTTTTCTGGGTTGAGGTCTGATTTTTTGTCGTTCAGGAACCATCCCAGCGAGAGAAGGAGGTCCCTGGTAAGGGATAGGTCTTCTAGAAGTTTCCGTGAAGAGTTTGCCACTAGAAGAAGATCGTCTAGGTAGGCAATCACGTTGATACCCTGCAGGTGTAGATAGGAAATTATCTCGCTCATGATGCAGGTGAATATCCGTGGAGCTGACGAGATCCCGAAAGGGAGGGCACAGAACTGAAAGTGTTGTACTCTCCCGTCCATCCTGATGGCAAACCTCAGATATTTTTGGGAGGATGGATGTATCGGGACATGGTAGTACGCGTCTTTTAAGTCGATTGACGCCATCATGGCGCCTGTTGGGATTAGTGGAGTTGTACTCTTTATTGACTCCATCTTGAACCTCCTGTATGTCACATATTTGTTTACAGGTTTTAGGTTGATGATGAGCCTGTAAGTCCCGTTGGGTTTGGTAACTAAAAATAGATTCGAGTAGTGTCCCCTCCCCAGTTGCTTCACTGGGACCGGGATCACTACATTGGAGCTTACCAAGTTCTTCACACTTTGCGTAAGTTCCAACTGAAGGAAAGGAGAGGACTGTTGGGAGATCTTGAACTTTTCGGGAGGAGAATGGCAAAATTCTATTCTGTATCCTTCTCGGATTACATTTATAATCCACTGATTTTTTGTGATCTTTGTCCAAGACTCCCAAAACTTGGACAATCTCCCCCCGACTGGAGCTATGTCATTGTTTGTCCTTTCCATCACGGGgcttgaaaaaaatatttgaattTTTGCCCCCTTTGGAATAGCTCCAACGGCCTCTTTTTGGTTTCTCTTTATATTTGTCCTGATATCTAGGACGTTGTGTCTGCTCCtgtttcttttgtgttttttcctctGGGAGAGCCTTTTTCTTGTCAGAAGATTTTTCTAGAAGTTTATCTAAGGCTGACCCAAACACATATTTACCCTCAAAGGGTAATCCGCAAAGCTTGGATTTGGAGATATTATCTCCTTTCCAGTCTTTTAGCCATAAGGCCCTTCGGGCCGAGTTAATTAGGGCTCCATCTTTTGCAGCGACCCGGATAGCTTCAGCTGAGGAATCTGCTAAGAAGCCAATGGCATCCTTTAGGAGAGGGAGGGAGTCAATGATTTTATCTCTTGAGGTATTATCCCTCAGGTGTTCCTCTAACTGATTGACCCAAACATGCGAAGCTCTCGCCACACAAGTAGCGGCTATATTGTTCTTGATTGAAAAGGTCACCGTCTCCCATGACTTTTTCAATAAGCTCTCTGCTTTCCGATCCATAGGATCGCGAAGTTGTGTAGAGTCCTCAAAGGAAATAATAGTCTTCTTTGAGACCTTAGCCACCTGGGCGTCCACCAGGGGGACCTCCCATTCCTCAGTTTCCTCAGGATCAAAGGGAAGACGGCGCCTAATATCTGAGGGAACTGACATCCTTTTCTCAGGTTTTCTCCATTCCTCTGAAATTAGTTCTTTTATTGTCTTATGAATGGGGAAACCCAATTTCTTTTTTGCCTTTAGACCCGCAAATAATTTATCTGCggcagagatctcctcctccttttcctcgATACTCAACGCAGTTCTGACTGCCTTTAGTAATGGGGAAATCCTttcagagggaaaaaaatattttttccctgaTACCTGGGTGTCCGAAGCCTCAGACCTAGCCCCAGAATCAGAAACCTGCCCTGATTCCACTTCGgatattgaggaggaagagggagaccTGTGTCTTTTAGATACAATAGAAGACACTGAGGACCCTGAACATCCTGGAACCACCAATGCAGGAGAGCTTtcagccgggggagcaggagggtcAACCCGCGGAGGAGGGAGAGGATTTATATTTGGTTCTGGGGCAGGAGCTATAGCCACTGGCTGAGCGACTGGATTAGAACCTTTGATCTCATCTTTTATCATTTGCCTTATATCAGATAGAAAAGATGATCTATCCTCCTTTATAAATTCATTTATACAAGATGTGCAGATATTTCGTTTAAATGATGATGGTAATCTTGTGTTGCAATTAAGACATCTCCTtgcaggtgggggaggaggtctaGATTTCTCCTTCTCTTTCTGAGTGGCTTCCTTCTCCTAGGCATGAACAGAGTACATTTAGAATCATGGCAGGAGAAAGGGAGGAAGCCCCACACCTAGTGAATCAGCAGGTgggcacccagagagagagagggttgaTATAGGTGGAAAATTGAATTGCACCACAACCCCCCAGTGTAGCATAAAATGGCACACTTACCGCCGCTGGCGAGTGCGAAGGCATGTCTGCAGATGAAGCCGCTGAATCCATCATGAACGCAGACCTCAGGACG includes:
- the MTRFR gene encoding mitochondrial translation release factor in rescue yields the protein MSSSVIFCLSKLLSWKPWIPGMRLQFLKPWSVGILTQRVLTKDTALDLLELNEKDLEEQFVRGHGPGGQATNKTNNCVVLKHIPSGIVVKCHQTRSMEVNRIRARRILREKVDLFYKAENSDVFRQKEEAERKKLEKRKKAKDNLEKKKHFKEMQNLEVKE